A single genomic interval of Rhodopseudomonas palustris harbors:
- a CDS encoding GAF domain-containing protein gives MAGHASGSPAFGTADLSNCEREEIHLAGSIQPHGALLVVSEPDHRIIQASANAAEFLNLGSVLGVPLAEIDGDLLIKILPHLDPTAEGMPVAVRCRIGNPSTEYDGLMHRPPEGGLIIELERAGPPIDLSGTLAPALERIRTAGSLRALCDDTALLFQQCTGYDRVMVYRFDEQGHGEVFSERHVPGLESYFGNRYPSSDIPQMARRLYERQRVRVLVDVSYQPVPLEPRLSPLTGRDLDMSGCFLRSMSPIHLQYLKNMGVRATLVVSLVVGGKLWGLVACHHYLPRFIHFELRAICELLAEAIATRITALESFAQSQSELFVQRLEQRMIEAITREGDWRAAIFDTSQSILQPLHAAGCALVYEDQIRTIGDVPSTQDVREIAGWLDRQPRAAVTSTASLGLDVPELAHLTRMASGVVAAPISDHRGEFLMWFRPERIHTVTWGGDPKKPFTMGDTPADLSPRRSFAKWHQVVEGTSDPWTAADLAAARTIGQTVADIVLQFRAVRTLIAREQYEQFSSQVHASMQPVLITDAEGRILLMNDSFRDMLPAGSPSAVHLDDLAGFFVESNDFLRNVAELIDHGRGWRGEVLLRGAGNRPLPLAVRADPVTRTEDQSLGFVLIFSDATDRRTADAARTRFQEGILASARPGVRLDSKSDLLHEKLLSALVENAQLAALEITYGVETGRIAELLEGVRQSMLRTAEVLGHLVQHAARTAGSDSSSNGSQNKK, from the coding sequence GTGGCAGGTCATGCCTCTGGCAGCCCCGCATTCGGGACCGCCGATCTTTCGAATTGCGAACGTGAAGAGATCCACCTCGCCGGCTCGATCCAGCCGCATGGCGCGCTTCTGGTCGTCAGCGAGCCGGATCATCGCATCATCCAGGCCAGCGCCAACGCCGCGGAATTTCTGAATCTCGGAAGCGTGCTCGGCGTTCCGCTCGCCGAGATCGACGGCGATCTGTTGATCAAGATCCTGCCGCATCTCGATCCCACCGCCGAAGGCATGCCGGTCGCGGTGCGCTGCCGGATCGGCAATCCCTCCACGGAGTACGACGGTCTGATGCATCGGCCTCCGGAAGGCGGGCTGATCATCGAGCTCGAACGTGCCGGCCCGCCGATCGATCTGTCCGGCACGCTGGCGCCGGCGCTGGAGCGGATCCGCACGGCGGGCTCGCTGCGCGCGCTGTGCGATGACACCGCGCTGCTGTTTCAGCAGTGCACCGGCTACGACCGGGTGATGGTGTATCGCTTCGACGAGCAGGGCCACGGCGAAGTGTTCTCCGAGCGCCACGTGCCCGGGCTCGAATCCTATTTCGGCAACCGCTATCCGTCGTCGGACATTCCGCAGATGGCGCGGCGGCTGTACGAGCGGCAGCGCGTCCGCGTGCTGGTCGACGTCAGCTATCAGCCGGTGCCGCTGGAGCCGCGGCTGTCGCCGCTGACCGGGCGCGATCTCGACATGTCGGGCTGCTTCCTGCGCTCGATGTCGCCGATCCATCTGCAGTACCTGAAGAACATGGGCGTGCGCGCCACCCTGGTGGTGTCGCTGGTGGTCGGCGGCAAGCTGTGGGGCCTGGTTGCCTGTCACCATTATCTGCCGCGCTTCATCCATTTCGAGCTGCGGGCGATCTGCGAGCTGCTCGCCGAAGCGATCGCGACGCGGATCACCGCGCTTGAGAGCTTCGCGCAGAGCCAGTCGGAGCTGTTCGTGCAGCGGCTCGAACAGCGCATGATCGAAGCGATCACCCGTGAAGGCGATTGGCGCGCAGCGATTTTCGACACCAGCCAATCGATCCTGCAGCCGCTGCACGCCGCCGGTTGCGCGCTGGTGTACGAAGACCAGATCAGGACCATCGGCGACGTGCCTTCCACGCAGGATGTGCGCGAGATCGCCGGGTGGCTCGATCGCCAGCCGCGCGCGGCGGTGACCTCGACCGCGTCGCTCGGTCTCGACGTGCCGGAGCTCGCGCATCTGACGCGGATGGCGAGCGGCGTGGTCGCGGCGCCGATTTCGGATCATCGCGGCGAGTTTCTGATGTGGTTCCGCCCCGAGCGCATCCACACCGTTACCTGGGGCGGCGATCCGAAGAAGCCGTTCACGATGGGCGATACACCGGCGGATCTGTCGCCGCGGCGCTCCTTCGCCAAATGGCATCAGGTTGTCGAAGGCACGTCCGATCCGTGGACGGCCGCCGATCTCGCCGCGGCTCGCACCATCGGTCAGACCGTCGCCGACATCGTGCTGCAATTCCGCGCGGTGCGGACACTGATCGCCCGCGAACAGTACGAACAGTTTTCGTCCCAGGTGCACGCTTCGATGCAGCCGGTGCTGATCACCGACGCCGAAGGCCGCATCCTGCTGATGAACGACTCATTCCGCGACATGTTGCCGGCGGGTTCGCCATCCGCCGTCCATCTCGACGATCTCGCCGGGTTCTTCGTCGAATCGAACGATTTCCTGCGCAACGTCGCCGAACTGATCGATCACGGACGCGGGTGGCGCGGCGAAGTTCTGCTGCGCGGCGCCGGCAACCGCCCGTTGCCGCTGGCAGTGCGCGCCGATCCGGTGACGCGGACGGAGGACCAGTCGCTCGGCTTCGTGCTGATCTTCAGCGACGCTACCGATCGTCGCACCGCAGATGCCGCACGCACGCGTTTCCAGGAAGGTATTCTCGCCAGCGCACGTCCCGGCGTGCGGCTCGACTCCAAGTCCGACCTGTTGCACGAGAAGCTGCTGTCCGCGCTGGTCGAGAACGCGCAGCTTGCCGCATTGGAAATTACTTACGGCGTCGAGACCGGACGCATCGCCGAGCTGCTCGAAGGCGTCCGCCAGTCGATGCTGCGCACCGCCGAAGTGCTCGGCCATCTGGTGCAGCACGCGGCGCGCACGGCCGGCAGCGACAGCTCGAGCAATGGCTCGCAGAACAAGAAGTAG
- a CDS encoding heme oxygenase (biliverdin-producing), translating to MVVEAAKRGADSVVTALYVRTRQLHLEAEKSGILSEILHGTAGRDGYTLLLRNLHPAYRAIEAGIERHRDNPILAPLAAHPLARTPAIESDLAALAGADWHERLPVLPAAEAYAERIAEVSEGDGSRLIAHAYTRYLGDLNGGQIVRRLLEKTMQLSAGELAHYDFSAIGDPATLKTDYREALERAGAAAPDAAAVIEEGAVAFTCNIALSVAVQQHLDA from the coding sequence ATGGTGGTGGAAGCAGCGAAACGCGGCGCGGACAGTGTCGTCACCGCGTTGTATGTGCGGACCCGACAGCTGCATCTCGAAGCCGAGAAATCGGGCATCCTCTCCGAGATTTTGCACGGCACCGCAGGGCGCGACGGCTACACGCTGCTGCTGCGCAATCTACATCCGGCCTATCGGGCGATCGAAGCCGGCATCGAGCGACACCGCGACAATCCGATCCTGGCGCCGCTCGCCGCGCATCCGCTGGCACGCACGCCGGCGATCGAATCCGACCTCGCCGCGCTTGCCGGTGCGGATTGGCACGAGCGGCTGCCGGTGCTGCCGGCTGCCGAAGCCTATGCAGAGCGGATCGCGGAGGTGAGCGAAGGCGACGGCAGCCGCCTGATCGCGCACGCCTACACCCGCTATCTCGGCGACCTCAACGGCGGACAGATCGTGCGTCGGCTGCTGGAGAAGACCATGCAGCTCAGTGCCGGCGAACTCGCCCACTACGACTTTTCGGCAATCGGTGATCCGGCGACGTTGAAGACCGACTATCGCGAGGCGCTGGAGCGGGCCGGTGCTGCGGCTCCCGATGCGGCGGCGGTGATCGAGGAAGGCGCGGTGGCGTTCACCTGCAACATCGCACTGTCGGTCGCGGTGCAGCAGCATCTCGACGCCTAA
- a CDS encoding cobalamin B12-binding domain-containing protein: MTDWDDPPIAAIADAEPATLPVTPLPPPIPEPLWRARPRPQTSAIALSLRTLTHSRIKLHTISFSNMSAPVDPGTPFGVQHFTLLVLGHDETAAFDYVESLIARGTATELIFLNLLAPAAQRLGEMWEHDSANFLNVTLGVSRLQRILRHLGESVADDHRASGGGTVLLTTLDGEQHSFGLTMVAEFFRRDGWDIWTGPFNTRREMMSLVQDRMFDVVGFSVGGDRHLDQLKRYVQDIRRDSRNRDVAILLGGPLLLLRPELIRSIGADGYAVDGATAPRLARALVHAARNKS; encoded by the coding sequence ATGACGGACTGGGACGACCCTCCGATCGCGGCCATTGCCGACGCCGAACCGGCCACCCTCCCGGTGACACCCCTACCCCCTCCGATCCCGGAGCCGCTCTGGCGAGCACGCCCCCGGCCCCAGACCTCTGCCATTGCCCTATCGCTTCGAACGCTCACCCATTCCCGAATTAAGCTGCACACGATCTCGTTTTCGAACATGTCCGCCCCGGTCGATCCTGGTACGCCTTTCGGTGTGCAGCACTTCACCCTGTTGGTTCTCGGTCACGACGAGACTGCTGCCTTCGACTACGTGGAGAGTCTTATCGCGCGGGGGACTGCCACCGAATTGATCTTCCTCAACCTGCTCGCGCCGGCCGCGCAGCGCCTCGGCGAGATGTGGGAGCACGACAGCGCGAACTTCCTCAACGTCACGCTCGGGGTTAGTCGGCTGCAACGAATTCTTCGCCATCTCGGCGAAAGCGTTGCCGATGATCACCGTGCCAGTGGTGGTGGCACTGTGCTGTTGACCACGCTGGATGGCGAGCAACACAGCTTCGGGCTGACGATGGTCGCAGAGTTCTTCAGGCGCGACGGCTGGGACATCTGGACCGGCCCTTTCAACACGCGTCGCGAGATGATGTCCCTGGTGCAGGACCGTATGTTCGACGTCGTCGGCTTTTCGGTCGGCGGCGATCGCCACCTCGATCAACTCAAGCGCTACGTCCAGGACATCCGCCGCGACTCGCGCAATCGCGATGTGGCAATCCTGCTCGGCGGCCCGCTGCTGCTGCTCCGGCCGGAACTGATCCGCTCGATCGGAGCGGACGGTTATGCGGTCGATGGGGCAACCGCGCCGCGGCTCGCCCGCGCGCTGGTCCACGCCGCGCGGAACAAGAGCTGA
- the bchF gene encoding 2-vinyl bacteriochlorophyllide hydratase, giving the protein MLYTPEERVRRDATKWTLVQGILAPVQFVVFLISLGLVLRYLGTGDGYAAATVSVVIKTLVLYTIMITGAIWEREVFGCYLFAPAFFWEDVFSFLVLALHTVYLVMLFLGLGDARDQMYVALAAYATYVVNATQFVLKLRAARRDERLAGLREPSVSGSRA; this is encoded by the coding sequence ATGCTCTACACGCCCGAAGAGCGGGTTCGCCGGGACGCAACAAAATGGACGCTGGTGCAGGGCATCCTGGCGCCGGTCCAGTTCGTGGTCTTCCTGATCAGCCTCGGCCTGGTGCTCCGCTATCTCGGAACCGGCGACGGCTACGCCGCTGCGACCGTCTCGGTCGTGATCAAGACTTTGGTGCTCTACACCATCATGATCACCGGCGCGATTTGGGAGCGCGAAGTCTTCGGCTGTTACTTGTTCGCGCCCGCGTTCTTCTGGGAGGACGTGTTCAGTTTCCTGGTGCTGGCGCTGCACACCGTCTATCTGGTGATGCTGTTCCTCGGCCTCGGCGATGCGCGTGATCAGATGTACGTCGCGCTTGCGGCCTATGCGACTTACGTCGTCAACGCCACCCAGTTCGTGCTCAAGCTGCGCGCCGCGCGCCGCGACGAGCGTCTGGCTGGCCTGCGCGAGCCCTCGGTGTCCGGGAGCCGCGCATGA
- a CDS encoding ferredoxin:protochlorophyllide reductase (ATP-dependent) subunit N translates to MTVHVTGCSTATADQLVSREIRTESGQREVFCGLTGIVWLHRKIQDAFFLVVGSRTCAHLVQSAAGVMIFAEPRFGTAIMEEKDLAGLTDANDELDRVVTQLLARRPDIKLLFLVGSCPSEVIKLDLSRAALRLSQRFSPGVRILNYSGSGIETTFTQGEDACLASLVPELPAQTDTKPSLLVVGSLADVVEDQFARMFEALGVGNVAFFPPRKSTALPSVGPNTKILMAQPFLPDTVRALEERGAKRLAAPFPLGVEGTTGWLRAAADAFGVDPAKFEQVTAPNRARAERALSAFKSELGGRRIFFFPDSQLEIPLARFLSRELDMQLVEVATPYLHREHLAEELKLLPIEVALTEGQDVDDQLDRCRIARPDIVVCGLGLANPLEAEGITTKWSIELVFTPIQGYEQAADLAELFARPLVRRAKLVA, encoded by the coding sequence ATGACCGTTCATGTCACAGGTTGTTCGACCGCGACCGCGGATCAACTGGTGTCTCGCGAAATCCGCACCGAGAGCGGGCAACGCGAAGTGTTCTGCGGGCTGACCGGCATCGTCTGGCTGCATCGCAAGATTCAAGATGCGTTCTTCCTGGTGGTCGGTTCGCGCACCTGCGCGCATCTGGTCCAGTCGGCCGCCGGCGTGATGATCTTTGCCGAGCCGCGGTTCGGCACGGCGATCATGGAAGAGAAGGATCTCGCCGGTCTCACCGACGCCAATGACGAGCTCGACCGTGTGGTGACGCAGCTTCTGGCGCGTCGTCCGGACATCAAGCTGCTGTTTCTGGTCGGCTCGTGCCCGTCGGAAGTGATCAAGCTCGATCTGTCGCGCGCCGCGCTCCGCCTGTCGCAGCGGTTCTCACCCGGCGTTCGTATCCTCAACTACTCGGGCAGCGGCATCGAGACCACCTTCACCCAGGGTGAAGATGCCTGTTTGGCGTCGCTGGTGCCGGAACTGCCGGCCCAGACCGATACCAAGCCGTCGCTGCTGGTGGTCGGTTCGCTCGCCGACGTGGTGGAAGATCAGTTCGCGCGGATGTTCGAGGCGCTCGGCGTCGGCAACGTCGCGTTCTTCCCGCCGCGCAAATCGACCGCGCTGCCCAGCGTCGGACCGAACACCAAGATTCTGATGGCGCAGCCGTTCCTGCCCGACACCGTGCGGGCACTGGAAGAGCGCGGCGCCAAGCGTCTCGCGGCGCCGTTCCCGCTCGGCGTGGAAGGCACCACCGGCTGGCTGCGTGCGGCTGCCGATGCGTTCGGTGTCGACCCGGCGAAGTTCGAGCAAGTCACCGCGCCCAATCGCGCCCGCGCCGAGCGCGCGCTCTCTGCGTTCAAGAGCGAGCTCGGCGGCCGGCGAATCTTCTTCTTCCCCGACTCGCAGCTCGAGATCCCGCTGGCGCGCTTCCTGTCGCGTGAACTCGACATGCAGCTCGTCGAAGTCGCCACGCCGTATCTGCACCGCGAACATCTCGCCGAAGAGCTGAAGTTGTTGCCGATCGAAGTCGCGCTGACCGAAGGTCAGGACGTCGACGATCAGCTCGACCGCTGCCGCATCGCGCGTCCCGATATCGTGGTGTGCGGCCTCGGCCTCGCCAATCCGCTCGAAGCGGAAGGCATCACCACCAAATGGTCGATCGAACTCGTGTTCACCCCGATCCAGGGTTACGAGCAGGCGGCCGATCTCGCTGAATTGTTCGCGCGGCCGCTGGTGCGGCGCGCCAAGTTGGTGGCCTGA
- the bchB gene encoding ferredoxin:protochlorophyllide reductase (ATP-dependent) subunit B, whose translation MQLTVWTYEGPPHVGAMRVATGMEKLHYVLHAPQGDTYADLLFTMIERRNKRPPVTYTTFAARDLGKDTAELFMSAARNAYARFKPQAMIVGASCTGSLIQDDPGGLAKSLGFSIPVIPIDLPAYQRKENWGASETFYQLVRAIAGPKAPPPGTKRAERAPGQRAKCNLLGPTALGFRHRDDITEITRLLGQLGIDVNVVAPMGATPADLTRLGEADFNVVLYPEVASQAASWLQRIFHQPFTKTIPIGVSATREFVREVAGLAGVDPEPVLAAASTRLPWYSHSVDSTYLTNKRVFIFGDATHAIASARIASEELGFKVVGLGTYSREFGRDVREAAAKYGVEALITDDYLEVEAKVAELHPELVLGTQMERHIAKRLGVPCAVISAPVHVQDFPARYAPQMGFEGANVIFDTWVHPLMMGLEEHLLAMFKDDFEFKDGALPSHLGTGHAPASAPAAAEVAVALPQSAPVLDGAASNPAPVATAPTGAVWAPEAEKELLKIPFFVRGKARRNTERFANENGVATITVETLYDAKAHFAR comes from the coding sequence ATGCAGCTCACCGTATGGACCTATGAAGGCCCTCCCCATGTCGGCGCGATGCGCGTTGCCACGGGTATGGAGAAATTGCACTACGTGCTGCACGCTCCGCAGGGCGACACCTACGCCGATCTGTTGTTCACGATGATCGAGCGCCGCAACAAGCGGCCGCCGGTGACCTACACGACGTTCGCCGCGCGCGATCTCGGCAAGGACACCGCCGAGCTGTTCATGAGCGCGGCCCGCAATGCCTATGCGCGCTTCAAGCCGCAGGCGATGATCGTCGGCGCGTCCTGCACCGGCTCGCTGATTCAGGACGATCCGGGCGGGCTCGCCAAGTCGCTCGGGTTCTCGATCCCGGTGATCCCGATCGATCTGCCGGCGTATCAGCGCAAGGAAAACTGGGGCGCGTCCGAGACGTTCTATCAGCTGGTGCGCGCGATCGCCGGCCCGAAGGCGCCGCCGCCCGGCACCAAGCGTGCTGAGCGCGCGCCGGGCCAGCGCGCCAAGTGCAATCTGCTCGGGCCGACCGCGCTCGGCTTCCGCCATCGCGACGACATCACCGAAATCACCAGGCTGCTCGGCCAGCTCGGCATTGACGTGAACGTGGTGGCGCCGATGGGCGCGACGCCAGCGGATCTGACCCGTCTCGGCGAGGCCGACTTCAACGTCGTGCTGTATCCGGAAGTCGCCTCGCAGGCGGCGTCCTGGCTGCAGCGGATCTTCCATCAACCGTTCACCAAGACGATTCCGATCGGCGTGTCGGCGACGCGCGAATTCGTGCGCGAAGTCGCGGGCCTTGCCGGCGTCGATCCGGAGCCGGTGCTGGCTGCGGCCTCGACCCGGCTGCCGTGGTACTCGCATTCGGTCGACTCGACCTACCTGACCAACAAGCGCGTCTTTATCTTCGGCGATGCCACCCATGCGATCGCCTCGGCGCGAATCGCGTCGGAGGAGCTTGGCTTCAAGGTGGTCGGGCTCGGCACCTACAGCCGTGAATTCGGCCGCGACGTCCGCGAGGCGGCGGCGAAATACGGCGTCGAGGCGCTGATCACCGACGACTATCTCGAAGTCGAAGCCAAGGTCGCCGAACTGCATCCGGAGCTGGTGCTCGGGACCCAGATGGAGCGCCACATCGCCAAGCGCCTCGGCGTGCCCTGCGCGGTGATCTCGGCGCCGGTGCACGTCCAGGATTTCCCCGCGCGCTATGCGCCGCAGATGGGATTCGAAGGCGCCAATGTGATCTTCGACACCTGGGTCCATCCGCTGATGATGGGCCTCGAAGAGCATCTTCTGGCGATGTTCAAGGACGATTTCGAATTCAAGGACGGCGCGCTACCGTCACATCTCGGCACCGGCCACGCACCGGCTTCCGCGCCCGCAGCGGCGGAGGTCGCCGTTGCGCTGCCGCAAAGCGCGCCGGTTCTCGACGGTGCAGCATCTAACCCGGCTCCGGTCGCAACCGCCCCCACAGGGGCCGTGTGGGCGCCGGAAGCCGAAAAGGAACTGCTGAAGATACCGTTCTTCGTCCGCGGCAAGGCTCGCCGAAATACCGAGCGCTTCGCCAACGAAAACGGTGTCGCAACCATTACTGTCGAGACCTTGTACGATGCCAAAGCGCACTTCGCCCGCTGA
- a CDS encoding magnesium chelatase subunit H has translation MPKRTSPADKTPVRVVIVTLDSHLSGAAARARNVLRKDYPGIELTVHSADEWGSDGHALQRCLADIATGDIIIATMLFMDDHVRAVMPALQARRTECDAMVCCMSASEVVKLTHIGKFDMSAEALGMINWLKKLRGKKHEGSAGKGEMKMLRQLPKLLRFVPGTAQDMRAYFLTLQYWLAGCEQNIANMVRLLIDRYASGPRKGLRGVAKVEPPLEYPDIGVYHPKMKGRIAESVDKLPTGPSEAKGTVGVLLLRSYLLAGNAGHYDGMLETFEAKGLRVIPVFASGLDQRPAIEQFFIKNGRPTVDAVVSLTGFSLVGGPAYNDSKAAEDILAALDVPYLSAHPVEFQTLEQWATSDRGLMPVESTIMVAIPELDGCSNPMVYGGRSDGGDVACPGCEKFCKFERNESGGDMHVCSERAEMLASRTAKLVALRRSERKDRKVAAVLFNFPPNAGNTGTAAFLGVFESLFNTLKAMKAEGYTVEVPESVDALREAIINGNAARFGANANVHARVMAGDHVKNERYLREIEAQWGPAPGKQQSDGSSIFILGERFGNVFVGVQPAFGYEGDPMRLLFEKGFAPTHAFSAFYRWIKQDFGAHAVLHFGTHGALEFMPGKQTGLSGTCWPDRMIGDLPNMYLYASNNPSEGAIAKRRSAATLVSYLTPPVAHAGLYRGLLELKSSLERWRGLTPEEETERANLATLVQAQAAGLDLAPAEPAWTAEEAGATIAKLADAVLEMEYALIPHGLHVVGNVPSEEERVETLEAVADAMHGKRPDKSLLEALVRGGHPEHLSGNGPEAQANLDMLKELAGIDKLLAEDHELAAILRALDGKFIRPAPGGDLLRTPAVLPTGRNLHGFDPFRIPSAYALQDGAKQAQRLIDKHIAEGNPLPETVAIVLWGTDNLKNEGAPIGQALALMGARPRFDGYGRLAGADLIPLEELGRPRIDVIITMSGIFRDLLPLQIKLLAEAAFMAASAEEPADQNFIRKHSLAYQAEHKCDMETASLRVFGNADGAYGSNVNHLVENSRWEDEDELAETYTKRKSFAYGLKGQPVQHAELLKSALADVDLAYQNLDSVELGVTTVDHYFDTLGGISRAVRKAKGGQAAPVYIGDQTRGAGTVRTLSEQVALETRTRMLNPKWYEGMLKHGYEGVRQIEEHVTNTMGWSATTGEVAPWVYKQLTETFVLDPEMRARLAALNPVASAKVANRLIEAHERNYWSPDPEMLETLRKAGEELEDRLEGVGVAA, from the coding sequence ATGCCAAAGCGCACTTCGCCCGCTGACAAGACCCCGGTTCGGGTCGTCATCGTCACGCTGGACAGCCATTTGTCCGGTGCCGCCGCACGTGCTCGCAACGTGTTGCGGAAGGATTATCCCGGAATCGAGCTGACGGTGCACTCCGCCGACGAGTGGGGGAGCGACGGACACGCGCTGCAGCGCTGCCTCGCCGACATCGCCACCGGCGACATCATCATCGCCACCATGCTGTTCATGGACGATCACGTCCGTGCGGTAATGCCGGCGCTGCAGGCGCGGCGCACCGAATGCGACGCGATGGTGTGCTGCATGTCGGCCTCCGAGGTGGTGAAGCTCACCCACATCGGCAAGTTCGACATGAGCGCCGAAGCGCTCGGCATGATCAATTGGTTGAAGAAGCTGCGCGGCAAGAAGCACGAGGGCTCGGCCGGCAAGGGCGAGATGAAGATGCTGCGGCAGCTGCCGAAGCTGCTCCGCTTCGTGCCCGGCACCGCGCAGGACATGCGCGCCTACTTCCTGACGCTGCAGTACTGGCTGGCCGGTTGCGAGCAGAACATCGCCAATATGGTGCGGTTGCTGATCGACCGCTACGCGAGCGGTCCGCGCAAGGGTCTGCGCGGCGTCGCCAAGGTCGAGCCGCCGCTCGAATATCCAGATATCGGGGTGTACCACCCGAAGATGAAGGGCCGGATTGCCGAGTCGGTCGACAAGCTGCCGACGGGCCCGAGCGAGGCCAAGGGCACGGTCGGCGTGCTGCTGCTGCGCTCCTATCTGCTCGCCGGCAATGCCGGGCATTATGACGGCATGCTGGAGACGTTCGAGGCCAAGGGCCTGCGCGTGATTCCGGTGTTCGCTTCGGGCCTCGATCAGCGCCCGGCGATCGAGCAGTTCTTCATCAAGAACGGCCGTCCCACGGTCGATGCGGTGGTGTCGCTCACCGGCTTCTCGCTGGTCGGCGGTCCCGCCTACAACGACTCCAAGGCGGCCGAAGACATCCTCGCCGCGCTCGACGTGCCGTATCTGTCGGCGCATCCGGTCGAGTTCCAGACGCTGGAGCAGTGGGCGACGTCCGATCGCGGCCTGATGCCGGTGGAAAGCACCATCATGGTGGCGATCCCCGAGCTCGACGGCTGTTCCAACCCGATGGTCTATGGCGGCCGCTCCGACGGCGGCGACGTCGCCTGCCCGGGCTGCGAGAAGTTCTGCAAGTTCGAGCGCAACGAAAGCGGCGGCGACATGCATGTCTGCAGCGAGCGCGCCGAAATGCTGGCGTCGCGCACCGCCAAGCTGGTGGCGCTGCGCCGGAGCGAACGCAAGGACCGCAAGGTCGCTGCGGTGCTGTTCAACTTCCCGCCGAACGCCGGCAACACCGGCACCGCGGCGTTCCTCGGCGTGTTCGAGTCGCTGTTCAACACGCTGAAGGCGATGAAGGCCGAAGGCTACACCGTCGAGGTCCCCGAAAGCGTCGACGCGCTGCGTGAGGCGATCATCAACGGCAATGCGGCACGGTTCGGCGCCAATGCCAACGTCCATGCCCGCGTGATGGCCGGCGATCACGTCAAGAACGAACGCTATCTGCGGGAGATCGAAGCGCAGTGGGGTCCGGCGCCCGGCAAGCAGCAGAGCGACGGCTCGTCGATCTTCATTCTCGGCGAGCGCTTCGGCAACGTGTTCGTCGGCGTGCAGCCGGCGTTCGGTTACGAAGGCGACCCGATGCGGCTGCTGTTCGAGAAGGGGTTTGCGCCGACGCATGCCTTCTCGGCGTTCTATCGCTGGATCAAGCAGGATTTCGGCGCCCACGCGGTGCTGCATTTCGGCACCCACGGCGCGCTGGAATTCATGCCCGGCAAGCAGACCGGCCTGTCCGGCACCTGCTGGCCCGACCGCATGATCGGCGATCTGCCGAACATGTATCTGTACGCCTCCAACAACCCGTCCGAAGGCGCGATCGCCAAGCGGCGGTCGGCGGCGACGCTGGTCAGCTACCTGACTCCGCCGGTCGCGCATGCCGGCCTGTATCGCGGGCTGCTCGAGCTGAAGTCTTCGCTGGAGCGCTGGCGCGGCCTGACGCCGGAGGAAGAGACCGAGCGCGCGAATCTCGCGACGCTGGTGCAGGCGCAGGCCGCCGGCCTCGACCTTGCCCCGGCCGAGCCGGCCTGGACCGCCGAAGAGGCGGGGGCGACCATCGCCAAGCTCGCCGACGCCGTGCTCGAGATGGAATACGCGCTGATCCCGCACGGCCTCCATGTGGTCGGCAATGTGCCGTCCGAAGAGGAGCGGGTCGAGACGCTGGAAGCCGTTGCCGATGCGATGCACGGCAAGCGCCCCGACAAGTCCTTGCTCGAAGCGCTGGTGCGCGGCGGCCATCCCGAACATCTGTCCGGCAATGGTCCCGAGGCTCAGGCCAATCTCGACATGCTCAAGGAGCTGGCCGGGATCGACAAACTGCTCGCCGAAGATCACGAACTCGCCGCGATCCTGCGCGCGCTCGACGGCAAGTTCATCCGTCCGGCGCCGGGCGGTGACCTGCTGCGTACGCCCGCGGTGCTGCCGACCGGCCGCAACCTGCACGGCTTTGATCCGTTCCGGATTCCGTCGGCCTACGCGCTCCAGGACGGCGCCAAGCAGGCGCAGCGGCTGATCGACAAGCACATCGCCGAGGGCAATCCGCTGCCCGAGACGGTCGCGATCGTGCTGTGGGGCACCGACAACCTCAAGAACGAAGGCGCGCCGATCGGCCAAGCGCTGGCGCTGATGGGAGCCCGGCCGCGGTTCGACGGCTACGGCCGTCTCGCCGGCGCCGACCTGATCCCGCTCGAAGAGCTGGGCCGGCCGCGGATCGACGTGATCATCACGATGTCGGGCATCTTCCGCGACCTGCTGCCGCTGCAGATCAAGCTGCTCGCCGAAGCCGCCTTCATGGCGGCGAGTGCCGAGGAGCCGGCCGACCAGAACTTCATCCGCAAGCATTCGCTGGCCTACCAGGCCGAGCACAAATGCGACATGGAGACGGCGTCGCTGCGGGTGTTCGGCAATGCCGACGGTGCCTACGGCTCCAACGTCAACCATTTGGTCGAGAACAGCCGCTGGGAAGACGAGGACGAGCTCGCCGAGACCTATACCAAGCGCAAGAGCTTCGCTTACGGTCTCAAGGGCCAGCCGGTGCAGCACGCCGAACTGCTCAAGAGCGCGCTCGCCGACGTCGATCTCGCCTATCAGAATCTCGACTCGGTCGAGCTCGGCGTCACCACCGTCGATCACTACTTCGACACGCTCGGCGGCATCAGCCGCGCGGTGCGCAAGGCGAAGGGCGGCCAGGCTGCGCCGGTGTATATCGGCGATCAGACCCGCGGCGCCGGCACCGTCCGGACGCTGTCGGAGCAGGTCGCACTCGAGACTCGCACTCGGATGCTGAATCCGAAGTGGTACGAGGGCATGCTCAAGCATGGCTACGAAGGCGTGCGCCAGATCGAAGAGCACGTGACAAATACTATGGGCTGGTCGGCAACCACGGGTGAAGTCGCGCCGTGGGTGTACAAGCAGCTCACCGAGACCTTCGTGCTCGACCCTGAAATGCGGGCACGCCTCGCCGCGCTCAATCCGGTGGCTTCGGCGAAGGTCGCCAACCGCCTGATTGAAGCGCACGAACGCAACTACTGGTCTCCGGACCCGGAAATGCTCGAGACCCTGCGCAAGGCAGGCGAAGAGCTCGAGGATCGCCTGGAAGGCGTGGGAGTGGCCGCATGA